The DNA segment ccaaaaccagtcctttggtagaactcgggtatcttttcctttgattcagtgcgactctcattcaagatttcttgctttactggattacctgtatatgccatgcatgatgtcatcatgatatgcacatgtttgtcttaaatgcctttatgcctacatgattatgcagtgctccttaagcatattggtcgtatgtcattttcgccatgattgttgaggatctgcgttcattgctttgattctcgaccttctcttcaagcctcatacctgtcttcgagctttacgagtaatcgacgtttctcagatatcacccttttgcccttggttaaactttgttattgctttgaagatcttgcacttatcgaATTCTTAttcgggtaatgcttgacatttcttttgtttagagtatgtcatttcactatttatcattaaataaacatataatgagatgcatgaaaatggttaggtagggataaaaaggatatctcatattcctttatttcaaatgtggcaaacaaagaaagttaaccaatgagagtaaaaatgtcaaaaagaaagaaaaggtcgtattcaacggatacaaatgctctagatattcaacacatgaactcttccacgttcttCAATCAATAAtattttcgagcatggcttcttgcgtagaaaatttcgagctttcagaagtgcttcaaatactgtagtctcactacttgacctatcgttcgactgccaggtttgtttcattaggacggcctctcgggttttcatcctaatctttttgtactaatcaagacgccctttttcgggttttcgccctgatctttttttttaagatgcccttttcgggttttcatcttaagcataatatttcttcaccgcatctgaattcaccggattcggtaactccttctcATCCATCTCGGTAatgattaaagctcctcctgagaatgtcTTTTTTACAATGTATGGTCCTTCCAAATTtagtgcccattttcctcgcaggtctttttgtattgggagaatctttctcagaacgagttctccttcatggaactctcttggtcgtaccttcttgtcatgggctgcgatcattctcttttggtacatttgcccatgacaaattgcccttagacgtttttcttcaatgaggttcaactgatcatatcgagctcgaacccattctgcttcttctaactttgattccatcaatactcgcagagaggggatctcaacctcgataagtagcacagcttccattccatagactagagagaaaggagtgctcccgtagatgttcgcacagatgtgcgatatgcaaacaaagaaatggaagtttctcgtgccaatctttatatgtctcagtcattttcccaatgatcctcttaatgttcttgttagctgcttcaacagccccgttcatctttgggcgatagggcgaggaattatgatgctttatttggaactgctcgcacacttctttcatcatcttattgttcagattcgtggcattatctgagatgattctttcaggcaaaccatatcggcaaatgattttctttttcaaaaacttgcacactgcagtcttcgtcacattggcaaacaaagcggcttcaatccattttgtgaagtaatcgataaccacaaaaatgaatcgatgtccatttgaagcttttggagaaattgaccctatgacatccatgccccacatagaaaaaggccacggagaagtcatgacatgaaggggtgaaggggctacatgaattttatcgccgtagatttgacatttgtggcattttctggcaaaattgatgcagtcactttccattgtcagccaataataaccgagtctcatgatctttctggccatattgaaaccattggcatgcgttccgcaaattccctcatggacctattcaagtatttttctggcttcaacatcatccacacatctcaaaagcatctgatccttttctcttttatacaggatatccccatcaagaacaaatcccgctgccattcttctaattgttcttttatcattctcattcgcttgttcgggatacctttgattcttggtatattctaagatatcatggaaccaaggccgtccgtctacttctttctcaatgctacaacagtgtgcagggacctcgtatatgctcattttgaggggcattatttctgcttctctacttgctttgaacattgaagccaaagtggctagggcatcagccagttggttttcttctcgtgggaagtaatgaaaagttatttctttgaattccttgatcactccagccactaaatcgctgtacttaatcaattttgagtccttCACTttccattctccacggatttggtaaatcactagggctaagtccccgtacacctccaagatctcgatgtttcgttcgatagctgcacgaagccccatgatacaggcctcattctgcgatattattggtacagaagaagttcagtcttgcagtgaacggataatgattcccgtctggtgataccaggattgctccaattacatgccctaaagcatttgacgcaccatcaaagcacatcttccatgacttctcttttgatgactcggattctatttctgtgatgcacattaagtcttcgtctgggaaatcgaatcttaaaggctcatattcctctatcgttcgagttgctaagaagtcagctattgcgctcccttttatcgacttctgacttacataggcaatgtcatattccgaaaggagaatctgccatcgtgccattcttcctgatagtgccggcgattccatcatgtattttattgggtccagctttgaaattagccatgtcgtgtgatacaacatatattgtctgagtctccgagctacccaaaccagagcgcaacaatatttctcaatggacgaatattttgcctcatattcaatgaactttttgctgaggtagtagatcgccttttctttctttcctgactcgtcatgttatCCCAGTACGCcacccattgaactttcgaacactatcagatacaaaattaatggtcttcccggagttggcggtactagcactggaggactggacaaatattgttttatcttatcaaaggtcacttggcattcctcattccattctcccgggttatgttttcgaagaagccgaaagattgggtcgcattggttggtaagttgagcgataaatcggacgatgtaatttaatctccctaaaaatcctctaacttccttttgcgtgcgcggaggtggtaattcttggatggcttttattttatctagatcaacttcgatacctctttcactgacaatgaagcctagcaactttcccgaggtagccccgaatgtacatttggctggattaagctttagctgaaactttctcagcctttcaaacaacttcttgaggttcattacatgctcttcttctcctcgagatttagcaatcatattatcgacgtagacctctagtTCTTTATgtatcatgtcatggaataacgtcaccatagccctctgatatgttgccccagcattctttaacccgaatggcatcaccttgtagcagaacgttccccacattgttatgaaggtagttttctccatatcctcaggggccatcttgatttgattataccccgagaatctatccatgaaagaaaacaatgaatgttttgctgtgttgtccaccaacgtgtcaatatgtggcaagggaaaattatcttttgggcttgctcgattcaggtcacggtaattcatgcacattcgtacttttccatctttctttggtaccgggactatgttagccacccattctggatatttggaggcttgtaggaagccaacgtcaaattgcttcttgacttcctcttttattttcaacagtatTTCGGGCCttatccgtcttaatttttgctggatgggcttgcaatctggctttaatgggagcttatggaccactaaatcttcatctagccctggcatgtcctggtatgaccacgcgaaaacatctttgtattcgcggagtaaagtgatcaaactatgcctggtactttctgaaatagaagtcccaatcttcacttcttgtttcctctcttcagtgcccaaatttattgtttccacagattcttcatgaggcagaacctgtttatcctcttgctccaccattcttaacaattcaggagacgagacataatcttcagtattttcttcggcttcaaattctcctaagcaaacagccttctcaaaatcaatttcaagattcgtaacgggcttattcatgtcgtcaatatctgagcacctgaaagttgaatggaaaaggaagctatcgggggatatccaagtattggaaacaacaaacaaaatgttatgtcatggcaatgaggcaaatgtaaggataggctataaaatgagaaaatgattatgaaattagtgataatacgaaaaatcgtgacaaaatgcatcttcattgatattcacttaaatgataaagagcgaatgcaagctcctacaaaagaattctattatatctaaggacacaatagaatgctaatgtttgagcattactctgaagacttataaactacaagaaggtcctcgacagtccaattgttcaacatgaaaccagggggACAAAGGCGTATCcttgagacatctttacttgtgtcagctcctttgtcaatgacatttatactgatgttctgaaaacccttttcgatcattaacattgtgccTTGTGCATTGTCCTGCCtcgggtatatcattcccgcagacgtaaatgttcttgacaaatgagggaattccataggctcccattctggttctcggcctaaggttctcgcgatccttctttcttgatctttcttccactgtcttcttctttgatgcatgtccggctggaaccccaaaccgtatcgggccttatgATGCACTGgttttagagccctgactattccttccagatatctccctaaacctcttctcactcgagctccccttcctacagtcaacttgacacccattctagtatttctcTACAATTTAGGCACGGGAATTTTGTTTCCCTCAGTGAAGAATgtggcattgacgaattcaagggatcggaaggagcATTCCACTACGTCCTTGCTCACTtcaaggtatggcgcatcagcagagatagatgcgacaatgtcttcttctccctcgacagtgaccaaacagccatccatgataaatttcaccttttgatggagggatgatgggaccgctccagtagaatggatccagggtcttcccaaaaggtaGTTATATGAGgatgtaatgtccatgacttggaactcgacatcatatatatagggacccacttctagagggatctcaattttttccatgacttcacgccttgtcctgtcgaatgcccttaccgtagaatgacagggccttaaatgggacagatccatcgaaattctagaaagcgtggccaaaggcataACGTTGAGTGCCGAAccattatcgatgagcacgttcggtattatgtagcccttgtaacgggttgtgatatgcaatactttcactgagcctctaccattgggcggtatttcatcatcactaaaagaaatgaaattatctgcattcaagttgttcatccacctatccagtttttcaacggatacattgtttgccacataagcttgatttaacactttcagcagagcgtttcagtgtggttctgaattctacagcagagataataccgagattcgcgctggctgcttactcaattaTTCTACCACATTGTattcactgtgcttgataaattttaagaattcttgtgcttcctcctcgtccacaggatttttagcttcttgttcaggcgCAGTTTCATGCTCATCATCGGTCACAtgcatcggtgcttttcctttctgtttcaagtcactgttcttctttatctccttcgaataacatcttccactacgagtgaaatgacctaattccccgacgcttccagtcatggctttgggtttttcatcttcaggtgtgacgatattaacgtcatatttccatggtactgctttattgtccttgtaagggaaagaagatggtacttcgattatcatttttggtttcaccggctctttcgttgcatcgtaataaattacTAACGGTTGATCAGCGCTATAAGGGGGACCTGATGACTGGCTATCAGaggcgcatacttctctttcattggTCTCTTCCCTTTTGTTAAGGAtcttaatctccttattatccatccggtcttgaagcaaccttttaaattcctcacacgactgaatgtcgtgtcccacaattccatggaaattgcaaaaactttgaccttcttctccgagaattctatcggggtgacaaatcaatcctttcttaaccagtacctcccagattttctgcagaggcgtccttatttccgaaacacatcttctgactttccaTTCGTCCACTTTCCCCACTatgctcacatccctttcgatatggttagggaatgggttcccagttgcattactggcactatcgaatcgtaggatacctgcatcaatgagtccttgaactcttctcttaaaggctaggcagtttttcgtggaatgtccctggtttcccgtatggtatgcacaactagcgaattgtatgttttaacctcagcgaacgagtatggaatatgcaatgaatgaatgaatgcatgaatgtcaaatgactgttagtcatgaaagcaatgcaagaaattggtgttaatttcaagatagcccctatttaggcatttccttaatcaaaagagtctattacacaacgtttcggtcactcgtgtaattgactcctctatCAGAAACCCCTTTTTGgaaaccaatctctaatcaaccaTTTCCTAACAAGATGTATATGAtacatgatgaaaaatagaaatacagacaaacAACATTGGTTAGCAAAACACATATGATCAGAGAAAAattgtggaaaatctaacaaattaagctacttggtccaatggactcgattcccttgcatagaaagcgaaagtgcaaaaggtaagaggcgttcctcccgtgcacttattttggtgactactaaacggacggaggttcagcatggctctagttaggtggctcgtatggttcattatatgcggttttggttctagataggtactcgaattgcccgtactatcatctactaagattaacacggagcctcggtcatagcctatcacaggctcacgagttcaattcgaggggttacatttacttatgcctatgcggagggacaagttaactcacgaaagcataaatcatatgtaacccgaaagtattcactagcctgtgcggagggacgagttaactcacgaaggcgtaatgtttactttcacttaaacggacggagcccgggtagagagctcatgttatacgaaaatgcaagtgcacggtgtgtggggaacaactcataaacctttacgtttcacttaaagaaactaaaccaaaattaaaaccataaaaattaaaaactgaaaaacaaccaaataagcaagttagaagaaatatttacagcacgatacaaatgcatgaattttgaaaacgagattttcggatcacgaccaaatatttactttgaacaaggaaatttgaaaattttgacaaaacgtgtttaattccaaacacgactctcaaaaaggctttccccagtggagtcgccagctgtagcgacgtaaaaattttagcttagcttggtcgctaattgtggcgatttattgaaaaaaagtttgaaatttgacgtttgatttttgaaataaacagggagtcgccaccgatcctttttcctaggtgtgattggacacctattagatctcttattaaaacaaataaaaggttgagtttaggtctacgttaaaatccagagaaaatttagggttcgggagtcagttacgcgcgaggaaggtattagcaccctcgcgacgcccaaaattggtatcttattaaacacatgttgtcttgattttcaaaaatacgaattcaatttgacatttaagtgtgatccgattgaaggaaatgagaagttgcaagtttttttttgttttttagaaggacgtcccgtttttaacacgagccgattaatttcacccaacatagcgatgaaatcgatgacttaatgttaaaattgatacattgccttattcttaaaattaaaatgtaaaaagtttataaaatgatagtaaaaaaaatccaagaatatttTGTCAAAAAATGCGAAcaatgatgtgaataataaaatatataaaatataagatattaaaatatcaaaatattagaataataataattaatattgaaaaataaaaaataaaatagaaataaaaaagatgtacataatatatattagaaataataacgatgtttaaaaaaaatactattaataatactacatcaatatgtacatatataaaaaataaatacgtgataatattaaaaatatgtacataatatagtgttaaaaatatatacataatatagttaagatatatacataagataacatgtagaaaaatatatatataaataatataatattaaagatatataaataaaatagtataaaatatatatatacgtaatatagaatttaaatatacctaatatattaaaagaatatatatagtataatattaagaaatataataataacaaaaaaagagagagggagagggtgggtgattttcggccacaaggccggccatcgtccggtcgccggaccgccgccgacgccaccgtacacggcagccggacctcaaaaaactttttcggtaaaaatggataagcttcttccttttattttttactttcgtataaaagaaacaaaataagattgaaaggaaaacaataagtaaacaaagaacttaaaatgagaatagacaaagaaacctcttttgttttgatctttgattaatctccaaaaaacttagcttctccaaaaactagccttcacaataactcttctccttgattactttaaaaagaaacctctccaaaaatcctttacagtaactttctctcccaaaaactctcaaaaaaaaaatccccccggcacaaaatatgagaaggcttatatagccatttacaaaatatttttttattgtttatatcttcatttgtaggtacaagtggtggtggagcaagtgtggttagtggagtaggtaatggagcaagtgtggctagtggatttggtggtggagaaggtgtggctagtagagttggtggtggaaaaggagtggctagtggagttggtggtggaaaaggtgtggctagtggagttggtggtggaaaaggtatGGCTAGTTGAGAAAAatttaagttgtgggctaggttttttttattttgatttgggcttagggtttgggccattggggttttgatgaaaattgggctttgggtagttaagattttgagttttgggtttaattttggtgggttaggtaaggctaaattgggttttgatgtaaatgggctaaaattggcctacaacatcaatatttctatttttgtatatttttaatcaaatttagttgataaatttaatttttttagcttttttgaTAAAAGTGTCATAAAGAAAAGCATAACTACAAAAGAGAACAAGttacacaatgtataaatattgaaggtttgatttttttagaatcaagactaaattgaaaaaatgtataaatattgagggttaaaacTATAATTATGTCAATTTAAAAAGTTCTAATAGTTAGCTtggtgacaaaaaaaataaaattgaataattaggtgacaaaaaaattattaataattgggGGACTACTAGTGTAATTTACCAAATATTCTACCTACCaaagaattacaaaatttacagtgAAGTAAAAAGACTGAATTGAAAAGTTGGTAGCGTCGTGCTTGTCCTCCTCCTTCGTTGAAAATGATGATGGCATCGGCAACTACCTCACATGTGAGGTCCATTATAAATACCCACATTCATTGAAACTAACTCACTCTCACCTCTCTACTTACTCCACCACAGCTTGCTTCACCCTTCACCTTAGCCCCCCATTTCTGTGCGAAAATGGCTTTGAAATCCTTCATCCATGTCCATCCCGACTCCCATTTCCCCATCCAAAACCTTCCTTACGGAGCATTCAAAACCCATTCTACTACACTCCCCCGTCTCGGCGTCGCAATTGGTGACTACGTTTTGGACCTCTCCGAGATCGCTAAATCCGGTCTGTTCAACAGCCCTTTACTCGCCGGTTCCGATTGCTTCCTTCAGGTTTTCCATTTCTGTCTCTTAGTTTCTTAAGAATTCTTAAGCTGGGAGTTTTATAAAGCTTAAATTAATTGATTGCAATTGATTGGTTTTTGTGCCAGCCTACTTTGAACAAATTTCTAGCTATGGGACGACCTGCTTGGAAAGAAGCACGTGATACTCTTCAAAAGCTATTGTCATGTATGTCTTCATGATTGTATTACTCGGATTCTTTATGTTGAACTTATATTCAAACATGGGtacgaaatattaatttatatttctatcattttttaagggactaaacagattttttttttcatatttttttgggggggggggcaaAGTGAGATTTTACCATGGATTAACTTGTAACTTTATTACTTCTAAAGGGGCTGAACAGAAAATTTTCATTTGGGGCAAGGCCCCTGCCAGCCCCTGCACATACTTGTATCTAATGCTCATGCCTGAGACAGAATAAGTTACTTCGGTTTTGCTGATAACATGAATAATATTATTACCAAGTATTCAATACTCATACCCGAGTCTGAATAAGATGATTTTGCTGATAGAATGAATAAGATGCTCATACCTGTATTCAATACTCGTACTGAGTCTGAATATGATACTTGATTTTGCTGATAGCATGAATAAGACACTCATATATCTGTATTCAATACTCATACCCGAGTCCGAGTAAGATACTCGATTTTGCTGAGAGCATGAACGTTATTAGTACCAAGTATTATTGAAGTTGCAATAGTATGGTTTTTAGCTTAATGTAGTTTTCGGTTGAAATGAAGATTAAGATTCATTTTTGATATTTGGAAGGGGGAAATTTTGACCATTTTTATGGATCTGTGCAGCTACAGAACCAGCTTTGCGTGATAATATGGAGTTGAGGCAGAAAGCACTGGTGCCAATGGTAAGAATATCTAGTGTGTTTCAGTATGTTATCAGTGTGAAGTTGTTCTGTTTTACGATTTTGTTGTGAAATCTTTAGAGCGAAGTGGAAATGGTTCTTCCTATGGAAATTGGAGATTACACAGACTTCTTTTCATCAATGCATCATGCTAAGAACTGTGGAACCATATTTATTGGACCTAAAAACCCCATTTCACCTAACTGGTAAATCTTACTTTTgaaagttttaacaaatgaaagagtgatggcttattttccttattttcgaAACTCATAAGCATGGCTATTCTACCCTATCCAGGTTCCGTCTTCCTATTGCATATCATGGACGAGCATCTTCAGTTGTCATCTCTGGAACTGATATTATTAGACCAAGGTTAGAAGTTCATATGACTTATTCCGGttaaagtatcatggaggccatTGTACTAGAaatcagattgcattttgtcccctctactaaaaaataagcaaattagtccctatacgttAGAGCAAAGAGcaaagagcaaactagtcctcttgttaaaaattccatccatttctagTGTTAAAAACTAATCCATGTATGTCTAAATGAGGTATACGTGGCACGTCACGTGTAATTGACTGGTTATTCTATCAGTCAAGTCAAATTTTAACagcaaaaatggatgaaatttttaacaaaaggactaatttgctcttttatctaatgtacaaggactaatttgatcatttttttagtaaagggggcaaaatgtaatctgaTTCTTAATACAggagcctccatggtacttttaccacttattccttataTTTTAAGCTAAAACTTTTTGCAAGTATATGGAACTTCATATATAATTTCAGTCAAAATGTTCAGACTCATTTCTTTTAATTAGTGATTGAGATACTAGCATAGCTGTTGTAATGGCCTTAGTTCATTGTTCTAGGGGTCAAGGGCATCCAACTGGTAACTCTACACCATATTTTGGTCCTTCATTGAAGCTAGATTTTGAACTTGAAATGGTCAGCCTTTCATTTTATTGTCATCATGTTATTCTCTTATTGCACGCTCACCATGAGTTATTCTCTTATATGGTCTCTTACCAATCTGGCAGGCTACTATAGTTGGTCCAGGAAATGAATTAGGAAAAACTATAGATGTTAATGAGGCTGCAGATCATATCTTTGGTGTTGTCTTGATGAACGATTGGAGCGGTATGATTATGTTTAGTTGCTTCACTTCATCATCCTCATTTCTTTCCAACAAAATTTCAATAGCTTATTTAAAAGAAACTCGGTTTTGGCAGCTCGAGATATTCAGGCATGGGAATATGTTCCTCTTGGACCCTTTCTTGGAAAGAGTTTTGGTAAGTACTAGTGTATGTCACCCGT comes from the Gossypium hirsutum isolate 1008001.06 chromosome A06, Gossypium_hirsutum_v2.1, whole genome shotgun sequence genome and includes:
- the LOC107960169 gene encoding fumarylacetoacetase; this encodes MALKSFIHVHPDSHFPIQNLPYGAFKTHSTTLPRLGVAIGDYVLDLSEIAKSGLFNSPLLAGSDCFLQPTLNKFLAMGRPAWKEARDTLQKLLSSTEPALRDNMELRQKALVPMSEVEMVLPMEIGDYTDFFSSMHHAKNCGTIFIGPKNPISPNWFRLPIAYHGRASSVVISGTDIIRPRGQGHPTGNSTPYFGPSLKLDFELEMATIVGPGNELGKTIDVNEAADHIFGVVLMNDWSARDIQAWEYVPLGPFLGKSFGTTISPWIVTLDALQPFACDAPKQDPPPLPYLAEKISKNYDIALEVQIKPSGQKDSSVVTRSNLKNLYWTLTQQLAHHTINGCNLRPGDLLGTGTISGPEPDSLGCLLELTWNGQKSLLLNGTTRKFLEDGDEVIFTGCCKGDGYNVGFGTCTGKVVPPRD